A region of Paenibacillus sp. 37 DNA encodes the following proteins:
- a CDS encoding glucose 1-dehydrogenase, producing the protein MTERFAGKVVLITGGGSGLGRSAAVEVAREGAKLALVDVNMKALEETKRVISEEVQHAEFLLIEGDVSDEEAVKKYVSDTVNEFGRIDAFFNNAGIEGKQNLIENYETEMFNKVIDINLKGVFFGLKHVLPVMKKQGEGYIVNASSVGGIRAVPNLVAYGASKHAVAGMTKDAAIEYAEHGISVNAIAPGAILTDMVIGSFKQINPNDWESASKEFVKDNPAKRLGEPKEVGRLVAFLLSGEAPFINGAIIPIDGAQSAKY; encoded by the coding sequence ATGACTGAACGATTTGCGGGTAAAGTGGTCCTGATTACAGGCGGTGGCTCCGGTCTTGGACGATCAGCTGCTGTGGAAGTTGCACGTGAAGGGGCTAAGCTTGCCCTGGTGGATGTGAACATGAAGGCGCTGGAAGAGACCAAGCGTGTGATCTCGGAAGAGGTACAGCATGCCGAATTTCTGCTAATTGAAGGTGACGTATCGGACGAAGAAGCTGTAAAGAAGTATGTTAGTGATACGGTCAATGAATTTGGGCGTATCGATGCATTTTTCAACAATGCAGGCATTGAAGGCAAGCAGAACCTGATCGAGAACTACGAGACGGAGATGTTCAATAAAGTTATCGACATCAACCTGAAGGGTGTATTTTTTGGGTTGAAGCACGTTCTACCTGTGATGAAAAAACAGGGAGAAGGCTACATCGTGAACGCATCCTCTGTTGGTGGGATTCGCGCCGTGCCAAACCTGGTTGCCTACGGAGCGAGCAAACATGCCGTAGCCGGCATGACCAAAGATGCAGCGATTGAATACGCCGAGCATGGAATCAGCGTTAATGCAATTGCACCTGGAGCCATTCTGACAGATATGGTCATCGGTTCGTTCAAACAGATCAATCCGAATGACTGGGAGTCAGCATCCAAAGAGTTCGTGAAGGACAACCCGGCGAAGCGCTTGGGTGAACCGAAGGAAGTAGGGCGCCTCGTTGCTTTCTTGCTGTCTGGCGAAGCACCATTCATCAATGGAGCCATTATTCCGATTGATGGTGCGCAGTCAGCCAAATATTGA